A genomic region of Luteibacter aegosomatissinici contains the following coding sequences:
- a CDS encoding S8 family peptidase has product MGNRILARSLVASFVLAAAPAIFAAGAAAPHATFNVSTLRASSGYDRFIIKYRDGTTQRTDHAAAAQAVSAALSRAAATTSSLRAGKSAAPLASYSRKLGTGADLVRISRKLTASEADALIRQIATDPAVAHVQADVMMQKVRDISATGLAAAAAPTPVVVNDQYYARYQWHFRAPDGTAEKIGSDASSYANKGGSNVANAWNLSDGTGVTVAVLDTGITNHPDIDLSLADAGYDFIIDSYVSGRATDGRVPGGWDLGDWTTDDKYLATNGGCVDANNPAEDSSWHGTHVSGNVAELTNNTTGMAGIAYKAKVLPVRVLGHCGGYSSDIADAIVWASGGHVDGVPDNTHPAQVINMSLGGEGKCSDDDVTADAITGAIGRGTTVVVAAGNENDDTANYSPSSCPGVIAVASNGITGKRAYYSNYGTGVTLSAPGGGVYANDAASGTVVSAGFSWSAINDGTHEPTTADYGGMAGTSQATPHVTGTVALMLAAVKGANLPTPTPAQIRTLLTSTAHPFPSTPDKAIGAGIVDAYAAVNKALGNDSGNPGEPDVTALTNGTSVKASGDGSAKVYSIDVPSGARTLVFTTSGGTGDVSIAVKNGTAGTETVSAKKATNNETVTVARPAAGTWYLTVTSPAAYANVSVLARFVAP; this is encoded by the coding sequence ATGGGAAATCGTATCCTCGCGAGGTCGCTCGTCGCCTCGTTCGTCCTGGCCGCCGCGCCAGCGATCTTCGCAGCAGGGGCCGCCGCGCCCCACGCCACGTTCAACGTCAGCACCTTGCGTGCATCCAGCGGCTACGACCGCTTCATCATCAAGTACCGCGATGGCACCACGCAGCGCACGGATCACGCCGCGGCCGCACAGGCCGTCAGCGCCGCGCTCTCACGCGCTGCCGCCACCACCAGTTCACTGCGCGCGGGCAAGTCGGCGGCACCGCTGGCCAGCTACTCGCGCAAGCTGGGCACCGGTGCCGATCTGGTGCGTATCTCGCGCAAGCTCACGGCGAGCGAGGCCGATGCGCTGATCCGACAGATCGCCACCGATCCCGCCGTCGCGCACGTGCAGGCCGACGTGATGATGCAGAAGGTACGTGACATTTCCGCGACCGGGCTGGCCGCCGCCGCGGCGCCTACGCCGGTCGTCGTGAATGACCAGTACTACGCGCGTTACCAATGGCATTTCCGTGCCCCTGACGGGACCGCCGAGAAGATTGGTTCGGATGCGAGCAGTTACGCGAACAAGGGCGGCAGCAACGTCGCTAACGCGTGGAATCTTTCCGACGGCACCGGCGTTACCGTGGCGGTGCTGGATACGGGCATTACCAACCACCCGGATATCGATCTCTCGCTGGCCGATGCCGGCTACGACTTCATCATCGATAGCTATGTCTCCGGTCGTGCCACCGATGGGCGCGTGCCCGGCGGCTGGGACCTGGGTGACTGGACCACCGATGACAAGTACCTCGCCACCAACGGCGGTTGCGTGGATGCGAACAACCCGGCGGAAGATTCCAGCTGGCACGGTACCCACGTATCGGGCAACGTCGCCGAACTGACCAATAACACCACCGGCATGGCGGGTATCGCTTACAAGGCGAAGGTGCTCCCGGTTCGCGTGCTGGGCCACTGCGGTGGCTATAGCTCCGATATCGCCGATGCGATCGTGTGGGCGTCGGGCGGCCATGTCGATGGTGTGCCGGATAACACCCACCCGGCGCAGGTGATCAACATGAGCCTGGGCGGCGAAGGCAAGTGCAGCGACGATGATGTCACGGCCGACGCGATCACGGGTGCCATCGGTCGCGGCACCACCGTGGTCGTTGCCGCCGGCAACGAGAACGACGATACCGCCAACTACTCGCCGTCGAGCTGCCCGGGTGTGATCGCGGTCGCCTCCAACGGCATCACCGGCAAGCGTGCGTATTACTCGAACTACGGCACGGGCGTAACGCTTTCCGCGCCGGGCGGCGGTGTCTACGCCAACGATGCGGCCTCGGGCACCGTCGTGTCCGCCGGCTTCTCGTGGTCGGCCATCAACGACGGCACGCATGAGCCGACCACCGCCGATTACGGCGGCATGGCGGGCACTTCGCAGGCCACGCCGCACGTCACCGGCACGGTGGCACTGATGCTTGCGGCGGTGAAGGGGGCCAACCTTCCCACGCCGACGCCCGCACAGATCCGCACGCTGCTCACGTCCACCGCCCATCCGTTCCCGTCCACGCCCGACAAGGCGATCGGTGCCGGCATCGTCGATGCCTACGCCGCGGTCAACAAGGCGCTTGGCAACGATTCGGGCAACCCGGGGGAACCGGATGTCACCGCGCTCACCAACGGCACGAGCGTCAAGGCGTCGGGTGATGGGTCGGCCAAGGTGTATTCGATCGATGTGCCCTCCGGTGCGCGCACGCTCGTATTCACGACCTCGGGTGGCACGGGTGATGTGTCCATCGCGGTGAAGAACGGTACGGCAGGCACCGAGACGGTGTCGGCCAAGAAAGCCACGAACAACGAGACGGTGACGGTCGCACGGCCGGCGGCGGGCACCTGGTACCTCACGGTGACCAGCCCGGCGGCGTACGCCAACGTCAGCGTCCTCGCACGCTTCGTCGCACCTTGA
- a CDS encoding post-PEP-CTERM-1 domain-containing protein → MYSRTLAQAAGLVLTGVFTLAAAVHAAEAPKTAAPQTVVVQGVQVAIDPATGRLREPTAEERAALSRAFGVQNVSAAKLSAGQPRTAAEAKSTFRSVSLDNGVRAKAVRVPQELMSSVVAERQPDGSLSIHHDDHGVQAAPKAPEVVK, encoded by the coding sequence ATGTATTCACGAACACTGGCACAGGCCGCGGGCCTGGTGCTGACGGGCGTCTTCACCCTCGCGGCAGCGGTACATGCCGCCGAGGCACCGAAGACCGCCGCGCCTCAGACCGTCGTCGTCCAAGGCGTACAGGTGGCGATCGATCCGGCAACGGGCCGGTTGCGTGAACCGACCGCTGAAGAGCGCGCTGCGCTGTCCAGGGCGTTTGGTGTGCAAAACGTATCGGCGGCGAAGCTTTCCGCTGGCCAGCCACGTACCGCGGCCGAAGCGAAATCCACCTTCCGCAGCGTCTCGCTCGATAACGGCGTCCGCGCCAAGGCCGTGCGGGTGCCGCAGGAGCTGATGAGCAGCGTGGTTGCCGAACGTCAGCCGGATGGCAGCCTCAGCATTCACCACGATGATCACGGCGTCCAGGCCGCGCCGAAGGCACCGGAGGTGGTGAAATGA
- a CDS encoding PA domain-containing protein translates to MIRRNLLFTAIAAAGLFYAMGASAAEIKIVNQDVGTGKGLDDPTPATPVGGNPGTTVGKQALNVYQFAADVWGAVLQSDVTIVNNATFEKLSCDATSGVLGSSGTTYIFYFDDTSTLPPRAVRNTWYHSALFDALSGSDGIPGEADIQSQFNGALGSTGCLEGSKWYFGLDGQTPAGSINFLNVVLHEMAHGLGFSGFNSLTTGSPYVGDDGVARPDIYSTFVFNDTKMKKWYDLTNAERVTAALDDGNLVFTGATVKAEAPLALGLPDIFRVTAPAAAAGDYQYAQGAFGPLATASNFSGSVVQAAPADGCAAITNGSAISGKIALIDRGTCNFTDKVANAQTAGAKAVLIANNQAGAITPGGTPTTTINIPTIAISQVDGNKLKANLTGLTGAVGKGTGLAGADAQGNVQLYAPTVLAQGSSFSHYDTRLTPNAIMEYAINQDLMGQIDVDLTPALFKDEGWGLNTTGQLLLTCNTGIPTLVPGGVIVGANVISNAKTIAGDAATLAVYRTGVRAYASTLASSGLITAAQASSLNACLSDAETQKQYTAWHVAVPDAISLGNNVGLGNQSGAAGSTKVYSLSVPAGAKSLTFRTAGGSGDVSIAVQAPGATAFTAVANRTGNAEVYTKASPAQGTWYLQVTGVKAYSGVTVQAVYTQ, encoded by the coding sequence ATGATCCGCCGTAATCTTCTCTTTACCGCTATCGCCGCCGCCGGGCTCTTCTACGCCATGGGCGCCAGTGCCGCGGAGATCAAGATCGTCAACCAGGATGTCGGTACCGGCAAGGGCCTGGATGATCCGACCCCGGCAACGCCGGTAGGCGGCAACCCGGGTACGACGGTGGGCAAGCAGGCATTGAACGTCTACCAGTTCGCCGCCGATGTGTGGGGCGCCGTGCTGCAGAGCGATGTCACCATCGTCAATAACGCGACGTTCGAGAAACTTTCCTGCGACGCGACCTCCGGCGTGCTGGGTTCATCGGGCACGACTTACATTTTCTACTTCGACGACACCAGCACGTTGCCGCCGCGCGCCGTGCGCAACACCTGGTACCACTCGGCCCTGTTCGATGCGCTGAGTGGTTCCGACGGCATCCCGGGCGAAGCGGATATCCAGAGCCAGTTCAATGGTGCGCTGGGCTCCACCGGTTGCCTTGAAGGTTCGAAGTGGTACTTCGGCCTGGATGGGCAGACGCCGGCCGGATCGATCAACTTCCTCAACGTCGTGCTGCACGAAATGGCGCACGGCCTGGGCTTCTCCGGCTTCAACAGCCTGACTACGGGCTCCCCCTACGTCGGCGACGACGGCGTGGCCCGCCCCGATATCTATTCCACGTTCGTCTTCAACGATACGAAGATGAAGAAGTGGTATGACCTGACCAACGCCGAACGTGTCACGGCGGCGCTGGATGATGGCAACCTGGTCTTCACCGGCGCCACGGTCAAGGCGGAAGCGCCGCTCGCGCTAGGGCTGCCGGATATCTTCCGGGTGACGGCACCGGCCGCTGCCGCGGGCGATTACCAGTACGCGCAGGGTGCGTTTGGCCCGCTCGCCACGGCTTCGAACTTCAGCGGCAGCGTGGTGCAGGCCGCGCCGGCCGATGGTTGCGCGGCCATCACCAATGGCTCCGCCATCAGCGGAAAGATCGCGCTGATCGATCGCGGCACCTGCAACTTCACCGACAAGGTGGCGAACGCGCAGACCGCCGGTGCGAAGGCCGTGCTTATCGCCAATAACCAGGCCGGTGCGATCACCCCGGGCGGCACACCGACGACCACGATCAACATCCCGACGATCGCCATCAGCCAGGTGGACGGCAACAAGCTCAAGGCCAACCTCACCGGGCTGACCGGCGCGGTGGGCAAGGGCACGGGCCTGGCCGGCGCCGACGCGCAGGGCAATGTGCAGCTGTATGCACCGACGGTGCTTGCGCAGGGCTCGTCGTTCTCGCATTACGACACCCGCCTGACCCCGAACGCGATCATGGAATACGCGATCAACCAGGACCTGATGGGCCAGATCGATGTCGACCTGACCCCTGCGTTGTTCAAGGATGAAGGCTGGGGCCTCAACACCACCGGGCAGCTGCTGCTTACCTGCAATACGGGTATCCCGACGCTGGTACCGGGCGGCGTGATCGTGGGTGCGAACGTCATCTCCAATGCGAAGACGATTGCCGGCGATGCCGCCACGCTCGCGGTGTATCGCACCGGCGTGCGGGCCTACGCGTCCACCCTCGCCAGCTCGGGCCTGATCACTGCAGCGCAGGCATCCAGCCTGAATGCGTGCCTGAGCGATGCGGAAACGCAGAAGCAGTACACCGCGTGGCATGTCGCGGTACCCGATGCGATCAGCCTGGGTAACAACGTTGGCCTCGGCAACCAGTCGGGCGCGGCGGGCAGCACCAAGGTGTACTCGCTCTCGGTGCCGGCTGGCGCGAAGTCGCTGACGTTCCGTACGGCAGGCGGCTCGGGTGATGTGTCTATCGCCGTGCAGGCACCAGGCGCCACGGCATTCACCGCGGTCGCCAACCGTACCGGCAACGCCGAGGTGTACACCAAGGCCAGCCCGGCGCAGGGCACCTGGTATCTCCAGGTCACTGGGGTGAAGGCCTACAGCGGGGTCACGGTGCAGGCGGTTTACACGCAGTAA